The Pseudoalteromonas sp. UG3-2 genome contains a region encoding:
- a CDS encoding CPBP family intramembrane glutamic endopeptidase, producing MQLQTGEWVILFSILAMVLFSVWEADKGKIALFEGRKSKIRVYQEAMLFMWLPTFLLLALLLFKSIDSKALGVSWQGTMANWVGIAVVCLVIGYFAYSLYSLYVSAEQRNAFRQALSDNYAWMIPYTRQELLWFTLGLSLSAGLCEELLFRAFLIGVLSEQLGTLPSLLLSSAAFGICHCYQGWKNIIRTALIGLLLGVVFIFTELLWVVVIIHTAVDAYGGLVGYMINKTEIDKPFKTTV from the coding sequence ATGCAACTGCAAACCGGTGAGTGGGTTATTCTTTTCTCTATACTGGCCATGGTGCTATTTAGTGTATGGGAAGCCGATAAGGGAAAAATAGCATTATTTGAGGGTCGAAAATCCAAGATAAGAGTCTACCAAGAAGCAATGTTATTTATGTGGCTACCCACTTTTTTATTATTGGCGCTATTACTTTTTAAATCGATAGACTCAAAAGCATTGGGCGTTTCGTGGCAAGGCACTATGGCTAACTGGGTAGGGATTGCTGTTGTCTGCCTTGTTATTGGCTACTTTGCCTACTCACTCTACTCGCTATATGTAAGTGCAGAGCAAAGAAATGCGTTTCGTCAAGCGCTGAGCGATAACTATGCCTGGATGATACCATACACGCGCCAAGAGCTGCTCTGGTTTACTTTAGGCCTTTCACTGTCTGCCGGGTTATGCGAAGAGCTTCTATTTCGTGCTTTTCTAATAGGTGTTTTGAGTGAGCAACTTGGTACATTACCCAGCCTGTTGCTCAGCAGTGCGGCCTTCGGCATATGTCACTGTTATCAAGGCTGGAAAAATATTATAAGAACTGCATTAATCGGGTTATTGCTTGGTGTCGTATTTATTTTTACTGAGCTGTTATGGGTGGTAGTGATCATACATACTGCGGTTGATGCTTATGGTGGCTTAGTGGGATATATGATCAACAAGACAGAGATTGACAAACCATTTAAGACAACAGTGTGA